Part of the Zingiber officinale cultivar Zhangliang chromosome 6A, Zo_v1.1, whole genome shotgun sequence genome, GGAGCAAATCGGACATCAGATCGAGATTGGGCGTGTATGATAGCGTATATCGAATATCGGCTCAGCTTCGGATACTTCCCGTGGGATGGATTAGAAACCGACCGCCCCGATGAAGATGGATCGCACGCGATAATGAGCAGCGGATGTCGGAGGCAGCACGAAGCGCCGCACACCTCGGCAAGGGAGGATGCTTGTACTGTGAAGGAGAGAGGAAAGGAGAGAGGAAAGGGGAGAAGGGCTGTGGCCCGTCGGCGAGGCTGGCTTGGGAAGGGAAAGGAGCTGGTCGGAGCTGGCTGATGCCGGCGTCGGAGCATATGCTGTGGAGGTGGCCCCGCGAGGAGATGAGGGAGAGGAAGGGTGGCCGACGGCGGGATGTGCTTGGAGGCGACGAGGCCAGTCCGGTAGTGGCGGCACAAGTGGGAGAAAatctcccttcttcctccctgGTGGTGGTGTCGCGAGgggaaggaggagaggaagagttgTGGCCGGTGACGTcgcgatgaggaagaagaagagtccgCGCTGTGGCCGGCATCGTGAGGAGGAGATAGAGAGGAGTATGGGTTGCGGCCGGCGGTGGCTCCGGCTTCGGCGAGGTTCGAGAGAGGGAGGAAGGCAGAGGTGGTTCTGTCGTCGCGGCACACTTCCGAGCAAGAGGGAGATGAGAGAAGAGGAGGGGATGGAGGAAGGAGGGGAAGAGAAGAGAGCGTCCGGCGTCGTCGCCGGCGAGGAGCCTGAGAGGGAGAAGCAGATGGCGGCGGCGCAAATCCACCCCCTCCCCGAACGAAAACCCCAGCCTCCCTCTTCCGTGCATGCTACAGTGTCCCCTTAAAGCCCTAGCATGCCAAAAGACCAAAATGGCCTCCTATCTCCACATAATTACCCCTTTGCCACATATCCATATCAGTCACAAATAGCTTTTTTACCCACCGTCGTTAAAGCGACGTTTTTGGGACAAATCTAGGTTCGTCGCAAATTTGCGACAAATCTGgatcccaaatttgggacgaaaatatttTTTTGTCGCAAATCTTCGAGTTTTTTTTCCCTCTAGTCATTTGTAATTAGGCAACGACGAaaaattttcgttgcaaatttgggaCAAAAGAATATGTTTGTCGCAgatataaaattatgaaatttgcaATGAATAAATGTTCGTTGCAGATTGCAACGAATTCTGCgacgaaaatttaaatttgttgcaaatattTCCAACGAAATTATGTATTCATCGCTAATATTTTTGCAACACCATTTTTGGGATGAATATAAATTCGTCCAaaaatttgtcgcaaaatttTTTACgacgaattttttttatcaaattcatcccaaatttcgTCCCTAACTAGCAATTTTTTTTGTAGTAATTTGAAATCACTTGCTACATAattatactcgatattttttttctctttattttttttaaaaaaaattaaaatatatatttaatgatGGAATTTGAGATATTTGAGAGTGAGAGATTTGATATGTGAGCTCTATAAATATTTAGTCTATGTGATATTTGATTATAAAATTTGTGTGATATAAGTgagatattatttttaataatcaagGAATCCTATTTCAAAGGTGACCAGTCTTATCCCGTCCTAGTAAAGTTTTCTATTGATGATCAATATAAATCAAGAAATACTAAAAGATTCATTTAAATAGTGTGGcacaattaaattttaaattttagatcccTTAGTTActcattaaaatatttaattaaattaatgatgTAGatgtaaaattataaatattaggAGAAATAACTGTAATGCTAGTAAGTATGCAATAGAGAAAAGGCAAGGGCCGAAGGCTACCAACCTTTTAAATTAGTCGCTCCGTATGAGGGGATAGgtagattataaaataaaaactatatTATTCCCATAATCATCAGTCCAACATTGCGCGGATCAGCATTCAGGATAAATATCATTCGGAAGCCGATTGTACATGGGACCACGTTCAATTCCATTTTTTTACACACAAAACCCGATCGTTTTCCGCATATTGTGCTTGGTAGATTTCAGTTAATCCGTACCGATTTCATcgcaatttctttattttttttataaaaaatcattTTCGGATACATGGGTGAAAGATCCAGATATTTTccttccttggattcttttcccCACCATTTCTTTCCCTTTGCTCAGTTGTCGTCGAGGGACATTTAGTTTCAGAGGAAGAGCGAGGGAGTTGGGCTCGCAGGTGGCGTGTAGATCTTGCTAGGGTTTGGATTCAAGGAGGAGAGAAGAAATGAGCGCAAACGCGGTCCCAGCGCCTAGCTCCCATGGCAACCTCGACGAGCAGATCGAGCAGCTTATGCAGTGCAGACCACTGTCGGAACAGGAGGTTGGCTCTTTTGGTGATTGTTTTTTGTCCCTGTCTCAGATAGAGTCGAATCTTCGTGGATCTCTATGAATCGGAGTTTATTTTTGttagtttaataaataaaaaaaaaatcttagttcTTTGCAGGATATCCGGTAATATAGAGGATTTAGGGTTCTTCCATTTGATCGGGCCTTGTTTCCTAGGAGTTTAGGTTTATTTCTCTACTGTATGCTAGATCTTGTAAATAATAAAATCGATGGTATCAGAGTTTCAATTATTAGTTCGCGTGGCTGTTTATTTTCTTTTGACACAAGTTGATTGTTATTTATATTTTGCTTCTATAATGCACCTCTTGCACGAGGGTCAAAATGTTGTTATAATTGTTAACATGAACtatcattcaacaaaaaattACACTTATTTCCTTAAGAAAGTATTCTATGCACCCTTATCTGCAAATCACTGCGTCACATACAAATGCACAGTTGCATACTTCTTGGTCATTAATGGATTCAgctattataatataatttattagctAAATCTAACTGAATGTCTTGAAGAATAAACTAGCGTGTAGATGATGGATATGGTTCatcttttaagttaattgaatacaAAGATCTGATGAATGAGAAAGGGAAGATGTCTCTTTCTTATGTCTTGTTGCATGCGAATGGCACTTGAAGCAATGAGGAAAATAGCAAGTTACTGTTTAATTGGTTCAAAAAATATGTACTATAGTATAAATAGTTTAAACAAATAAGCCCTTTTTGTAAGTTTATTCTATAAAGTGGTGTCTTATTTACTTCAATAGATTTAAAAAAGAAGCATTATTGTAGTAGTAATTTTTTATTAACTAAGTTTATAGGGGTAGCTCAGTTATTCTTGACTCAATAGTTGTCCATGGTTAGAAGGTGTTAGCCCGAGACAAATGTGTAGAAAAAGAAATGATAGAAGGTGATTTGTAAAAGTTTACAGGATTATTCAGACAAAGAGTTCTTTATCTCCAATTATTGCGCATCAACTAGAGATCTGGCATTCTCTCTCATCCAATACTAGGACATATTGAAATATGGCTTATCCTCACAGATGACCTCCCCATGTATTTTTAACCATGGACAATTATCTGCTTCTGTAGAACCTTGATTGGAAAAAAATATAAGGATGATTATTTACAAAATAAGATGACACTGGGATCGACCTTGGTATTAGATTTAGCTGCTATAGCACCAAAAGATAATTAACTATCTCAACCAAGAAACATCATAGAAAGAGAGTGAGATTTTGCATAAACATCACGCTGTTTGCCTAATACGTATACTGTTTCTAGCTCGCTTTTATTCCTTTTAACTAACAACTAAGAAAAGTTGCCTAGATATGCTAGATTAATCAAATCTAGTTTAATCATGTTTAGACACAGCTCTCTGTATTTCGTAGCTTTTATCAAGTAATCATTTCAGTTTTTTCAAGACATTGTTGGCATTGCTGGCTTATTCTTCAAATTTGATTTTGCTATTGTTGTATAGGTTAGAGACTTGTGTCAGAAAGCCAAAGAGGTATTGATGGAAGAAAGCAATGTGCAGGTGAGGAATACTTTTGGGCAGCATCCTGGATCACATGCTTCTTTTTTCTCTCAATATGTCTTTGAATACATTGTCTgtgtattttgatttttctttcacAGTTCAACTTTCACATGTTTTGTCTTCTTTAAAAGAAATCTGGGgttctttttaattttctttgacaGAACCGGTATCACATTCTATGTAGACTAAGAAAATTCTGATAATGCCTAAATGCAAGCTAAAATTtatatacctttattattattattttttacttatttGTTGCACGTAAAGCTTGCAGAAAATTGTGACCAAACTGTATTCATGATAATTGGCCAAGTTACTTGTTCTTCATAATATCATATGATCAGAACTTGGTTAGATCTCACTGGTTAGGCAATTCTTATATAATGGTAAGAGTTGTAGCGAGTTGCAAGGCGAGAGTTTGTTTAATATGTGATGTTCTACTTTTCAGAAGTTATGATATTATAATTGGATGTGGGATTAATGTCATGATAATTTGATAGAAATTATCCACaaccataataataataatactataaGAAAATATCACAGAAGCAAGATATGCATTTTATACCTTTCTCAATTAATAGAACAAATCTATAAAGTGTAAACAAAATCATATTGTACAAGGAAGAAAAGCTCTAAATAGTTTTGACAAAAGAATAAAATACAACAAGATGTATAGTAACAAAATGGTAAATGAGATGAATGATAGGTAAAACATGAAAACAAATCCTGTTTTTCTGAATGTTTGTGACAATCTCTGTGCAACTTTATACTTTGTCTGAAACCAACTAAAACTCCAAAATCTGTCATTCCCTTGCCTGTCCTTGCATGTAAAATTGGAGGTCATTGGAAATGTGAAGTAAACACAAATTGTTAAGTGGGTAAATAGGAAAAATGTACACGAATTATAATCTTAATTAAGAATTCAGCAGTTCAAATGAGTTATAATTCTCATTTCAACTTTAGGGCTCTACTAGAGTATGGGCCACGTGTAGAATATGTGACCATGTCCCTGTGGCATCTAGGACTCTGATAAAAATTAGGcctagagatttttatttttttatacatTTATAACAACCATTTGTCTCGTTCAGGATTTTCACCTTAAGTGTTATTCCACCTGTATAGAGAATGTTCATGGATATTATTGTAGTTAGAGTACTCCTTAGTGGTTGTATTTTAATGAGTTTGATTTGGGTGGATCTGTGATGCATCATTAGCACTctcttgctaaactattatcctGCTTGGGTTGTCTTTAACTGTGTAGAACTTTCATGCAATATTGGAGAGAAGGGAATATTGATGATCAGTTTTTCTTATGCAAAAGAACCCATGTTCAAATTACAAAGAGAATAAATTTGTGCTACTCTATCGAGGTTGTTTTTTTCCTATGCAATGCACCTCCCAAATCCCAATGCAACTCAGGAATATATGCAGTTGCTTGGGTCATCTTAACATGATCTATTATTGCAAAACGACTGTCCTTAAATGCAACTATACTTTTTTGTCATTGATCTGTGATCTGATCAAATGCTATGTTCCAGACATCCTGCTTATATAAATATATCAAGTCCAAATGATTTTCAATAACTGTTACAGTCTAGATgaatattaagattttttttaaaaaaaaatcatatttagtTAACTATCTTTTGTATGACAATTTTATTTACTTTTTCATTCGTCTTGATTGTGATTTTCTGATTCCCTTGACATGTAAGCTATACTCTGATTCCCTTGACATGTAGGCTATACTCTTCATTTTTACTTCTAATATACTCAATGGAATGATTAGACCCATTTAGTTGACCTCAATATCTGGGGCACAAAGCTTATTTTTTTTGTATAGTCGACATAATAGGTAAGGATCACCGCTAATGCAGCTACTTGACCTTACTGCAGCCAGTGAAGAGCCCTGTGACAATATGTGGTGACATTCATGGGCAATTTCATGATCTGGCAGAACTGTTTCGAATAGGAGGCAAGGTACTACTATCTTTGATGGTTGATGAACAATAGCAGTAAATCATTGCATTGGTTAAGTCTTCTTGTATACTTGGTTAAAATTTGGGATATAAAAGGAGGAAAAGATTTTATCTCTCGTTTTCTTGGAAGCAAATTAAAAAGACAATGGAGAAGGTGAGGGAAAACATCTAAGTTGCTAGGATACTTTGGTTAATCATTGTGCACATATCATCATAACACAACCAAAATAAGAGTTTGACATGTTTGACACTTAGATCTAAATATTAAACATATTATACTAGTCATCACCAGTCAACTTACAAAACCTGAATGTGGTCTGCTCATTTATGGGTCATAACCTAATCCATTTAACTCAAACCTAGATGCATCACGTAGTGCAAACAAGTTGTATCATCTTTTTCCACCCTTCCCTAACCTGCTCTGTTGTTATCCCTTCTATGATGATGAATAAGGCCCATAATGATTTCATTCAATGGAGTCCCAAATCCTTGAGTGTATATATCTCCGTAATCAATTTCTTAAGTCAAACTTTTTTGACTGATTATATTTAAGTGTGCAAATATGCTATTACACACAGCAAACTTCTTAAGTATAATCACTGTTCTATTTAAATATGATAAAACAACTTTTGCGTCATTGGGTTGATTGTCTCTTTCCATTTTTTCCAGTGTCCAGATACAAATTACTTATTTATGGGTGATTATGTGGACCGTGGGTATTATTCTGTTGAAACTGTTACGGTAAGAAATTGTATATTTGTTTTACTAtagattattttgtttttctgtGTACATATGATACCACTTTTCTCCTCTATAGTATGGCAAGATCATAATGTCTATGGGGTATTTAATTTGTACACAATGAATATCACTTTCTAGGTTTCTCATATGAAAACATCATCATGATCATCAAGCTTTGTTAGTCCCAATTATTTGAGCTTGGTTATATATATCTTATCCTTTTGTTGTACCTCTATGCAaggttatattttttttaacataaatccATCAAAAAGCAAACTTTTTTTCTATACAATGCATATAGTTGTTTGGAGGATAATTATGATGACTTCTATACAATGCATATTTATGTTTGCCTGTTATTTCTCATTGAAGGGTAAGTATGTTTCAGCTGCTGCTCCATATGTATGTGCATGTGAATATATCATGCACTTGAACTTCAACTTAGAAGTCAATACTGTTTAAAGTATTCCTTGTTTGGCAATCTAAATTTTGAGTTCAAGGAAcctttaccttttttttttcttgttgtcTGTCTGTGCCACATGTCTTATGAGGTCCCTTGTTGGCATCAATCTAGAGAGtgtctttttttaaaaagttaattttgTGAGCTTTATTGATATTTTTCCTGCCTGAGACCTGCTGCTTTCTATGTGATTTTCCATGCTGTCCTATTACCACTAGTAATACTAGTCATCCATGATGATAGATACCTGGAACCATACTTTAATTTCTAATGTTTTGTTGACTACGTTCATATTTTGCATCTCAATTATAGGTTGCATGATTTAACATGACTTATATTGAATTCAAATCAAACATGTTTTTATTGCAATGATATTAATTTTCTTTCATTTCCTTTGTGAAATTATGGTTTTTAATTGTTCTATAACTTAACACACTTGGATGAGTATCTGATGTATTGAACTGGCCTATTGGCAATTAAGCTTTTGGTGGCCCTCAAGGTTCGATATCCTCAAAGAATTACCATTCTCAGAGGAAATCATGAAAGTCGTCAGGTACACATGTCAATGCGTTTCTCAATTAACTCAATGTTTATCATATTTTGTTTTGATGGAAGGACTATAGATTAAGATGTGATAAACAAGCTGACTAATGAATATTTGTggatctttatttatttttttgtttcaaaTATATTGCCCCTGtataaaataaatccatggtATCACATTGCAGATTACTCAAGTTTATGGATTTTATGATGAATGCTTAAGAAAGTAAGTTCTCACCTTTTTGCTTAGGTTTCACCTTCATCAATGCCCCATGTTTACTTGCTTATCTCATACTTGGCTGTGTCtaacattttttttcttaattttcatCATATTCAATGTTATCTTGTTGACTTGTGTGTGTAACTCACGTTCAACATGGATTGCTTATGTATTTGTTCTGTGTTTGTcattaaaataaaaatgttaCTAACTAAGATCTCATGTCAATATCTCCTTACTAGTCTTGAAGAAAGTGATACTTGTGAAATCGTTAAATGTTCTAGCAAGTAATTCACACTTCTCTGGTTGTTTTTTCACTTCTTTTTCCCAATGACTATGTGGTTCTGATTAAAAGAAATTACAAGAACAACAACCCATGAGTATCAAGTATCAACTATTTGAAATCAGCTGCATGGATCTTATTGCTGCATTGAACCCATAAGGTGGTTCTGGCCTTTTGAAGTGGCACATCTATTACAAAATGTCCTTGGTTCAATGTGTTGTTCTTTGTGGGTGATTAATATTAGAATGAATATTTAGCTATAATACAGATATTGGCTAAGCTGCAGGTGCATATATTGTAAGGGTCTGTTTACTTGGATGGAAGATATGAGGGCAGGAAGGAAAGAGTCACGAAATTACACATGGAGCTTCATTATTTATGTATATCTTTTTGTCACTTTTCTACTCTTTCTTCTATGCTCCATTCAAGTAAACAGACCCTAAAAGTATCATCTTTTCCATCGCAATTGAATCTATAAagcatctctatttttttttttaccattcaTAGTCATGAAGCATCTCTTTCTTCTATGCTTTCAATATTTTTTGGATAGTATTGAAAGCAAAACCATTAAAAGTAAACATCAGGCATATCAGCAAAACCATTAAAAGTAAACATCAGGCATATCAATTTCATCTTGTTCTAGTTTTGTAGCTATTTGTTCTACTTCAGTTCTTTAAGTTGTTTTCTTTCATACAGATATGGCAGTGCAAATGTATGGAAGACCTTCActgatttatttgattatttccCATTGACAGCCCTGGTTTGTACTTTAAACATTGCCTACTAATTCCTTGTATTCCATATTTATTCTGCATGCTAGTATTCAGTATTCACTTTGATATTGGTATTTATTGCTTCACAAAACAAGAAATatagtttcttgattttttttttaatcgcaCCAAttgttattagtttttttttatcacaCCACAGTTcattgttgatgatgatgatgaatagACTTGTTGATCCCATAATTATTACCTCATGAAAACAGCTACCTAAATTTATTAACAACCGCATTTCTGTTTTTCAGGTTGAATCAGAAATATTTTGCCTGCATGGTGGGTTATCTCCGACTATTGAAACCCTGGATGGCATACGGAGCTTTGATCGTGTTCAAGAAGTTCCACATGAGGGAGCTATGTGTGATCTTTTATGGTCCGATCCTGATGACAGATGTGGTTGGGGTATTTCTCCTCGTGGTGCTGGATATACATTTGGCCAAGTATGACTTTATGTTTTGGGTTTCTTATGATTGTGATAGCTTTATCTTTACTTGGCAACTTTTGGGTAATTTCTATCTCAGGATATATCCGAGCAATTCAATCATACTAATAACCTTAATCTGATAGCCAGAGCACATCAATTAGTCATGGAAGGATACAACTGGGGACATGTACTtacctattttattttatttttttgttcttcTGCTCAATTTTTCAAAGATCTGATTCTTATGGTTGGTTTTATTCCAAATAGGACCAAAAGGTGGTTACGATATTCAGTGCCCCAAATTATTGCTATCGGTGTGGAAATATGGCTGCCATTCTGGAAGTTGATGACTGTAAAGGTCATACATTCATTCAGGTAAATGAATACCTATTCTATATTGGTGTGTTAAAGTTGATATTTATTCGTGATTTATATTATTATTCATCTGGATGTTGTTGATGGCAATAACGCTAGAAATATGGTCAACACTGTCTAAAAGTTTGGGCATTTAGATAAGGAAATCAACAAattgatgccatgaaaattgtgtcaGTTGTACCGTAAAATAATGCTATCCTCAATTGTCTATGCTCGACGAATGTGATTAATCGCATAGTCATGTAGTCATTATCTATTCTTCATCCTAATCGATTTTGTAAATGTATAATCAACAACTTTCATAATAAATGTGGCTTTCTTTTGCAGTTTGAGCCAGCCCCCAGGAGAGGAGAGCCTGATGTGACTCGCAGAACTCCTGATTACTTTCTCTGAGTCAGCTAATTAGGAGTTACATTCTTGATCTCTCTCACAGCAATTACTGCTCGCTAATCTGCCTTGTGGTTGCAGGCATTTCAGATCGTATGACCAAACTCAATATTTGTATTCCAAACTGCCAGAATTTGGTGGTGTTGATCGAATCTATGTAGATTCATATGTTGAAAGCAGCACGTCCCAGCCATTAAGTCGAGAGTTCCATGCAATTCCTTCCCATATCCTTCTCTCTATTTATTTTTCAGTTTTTAAATCCTGTAGAGGGTTCGATTCAACTTGCGGACTTCTTTAGCAGATTCATAGATTCATGTAACCCTTCCAGTGCTTGTCCTTGAATTTCTGTACGTTTACTGCCCTAGCAATGACTTGTCTTGGTAGAATAACAAGGCTAGAACCTTGCTTCGTTCTCTCGGTATGATCGTCTTCTATATGAGCCCCCAGTGTTTGACCCAATGAATCCAAGCACAGAGGAAACCACTGCAACGAGTGGCTGAAATTGATGCTTTGTGGTTGATTAGGCTGAAACAGTCTAAATTAAATGTGTTACCCAGCAAGAAGTATTTATATATAGTACTTGTGAATCAAAATAGAGTATATATGAGAAGTGGCACCGTGAAAAAAGTGGTACCATGTAAAAAatgaaagaaagttttaattttttttagtctgCCTACAAAATAACTTACTTATGTGACATAATAAatctcattaattaattaattaattaatataaacgGAGTGGACGCTTGGCAGTGCAGCTAAGTAAACATAGAGAGACAAACTTTTCATGAATATGGCAAATAATACTATAAAAGTTGGTTTTGACAGGGGGTTTGTTGAACCAAGCAATGTTTCTTGCTTCAATTGAACAGAGAAAAGCAAATGAACCACACTGATGTCATGATGAAAcgattttgttctttcttttcacGTGCATACCTATTTATATTATAAGAattcaaaaaccaaaataaatg contains:
- the LOC121998523 gene encoding serine/threonine-protein phosphatase PP2A catalytic subunit-like yields the protein MSANAVPAPSSHGNLDEQIEQLMQCRPLSEQEVRDLCQKAKEVLMEESNVQPVKSPVTICGDIHGQFHDLAELFRIGGKCPDTNYLFMGDYVDRGYYSVETVTLLVALKVRYPQRITILRGNHESRQITQVYGFYDECLRKYGSANVWKTFTDLFDYFPLTALVESEIFCLHGGLSPTIETLDGIRSFDRVQEVPHEGAMCDLLWSDPDDRCGWGISPRGAGYTFGQDISEQFNHTNNLNLIARAHQLVMEGYNWGHDQKVVTIFSAPNYCYRCGNMAAILEVDDCKGHTFIQFEPAPRRGEPDVTRRTPDYFL